One genomic window of Ottowia oryzae includes the following:
- a CDS encoding pyridoxamine 5'-phosphate oxidase family protein, which translates to MADIDQQPQENLGGPDARAKIHAIGKHAHMCMLATGVAQYPGDVRPMAIQAVDEQGVFWLLSSSESEKNRDIALDPRVVLTCQNDSRYEYLAISGTARIHTDRATIDKYWTAFARAWFDGSDDPRVTVLSITPDEGHYWQTESGKVVSFVKMSLSALTGSKLSDGGVDGQLTV; encoded by the coding sequence ATGGCAGACATCGACCAGCAGCCACAAGAAAACCTGGGTGGGCCCGACGCGCGCGCCAAGATCCACGCCATCGGCAAGCACGCGCACATGTGCATGCTGGCCACCGGCGTTGCGCAGTACCCTGGCGACGTGCGCCCCATGGCGATCCAGGCCGTGGATGAGCAAGGCGTGTTCTGGCTGCTCAGCTCGTCTGAAAGCGAGAAGAACCGCGACATCGCCCTCGACCCGCGCGTGGTGCTGACCTGCCAGAACGACAGCCGCTACGAATACCTGGCCATCTCGGGCACCGCGCGCATCCACACCGACCGCGCCACCATCGACAAATACTGGACAGCGTTTGCCCGCGCGTGGTTCGACGGGTCGGACGACCCACGTGTCACCGTGCTCAGCATCACGCCCGACGAAGGCCATTACTGGCAGACCGAATCAGGCAAGGTGGTGTCCTTCGTCAAGATGAGCCTGTCCGCCCTCACCGGCTCCAAGCTGAGCGACGGCGGGGTGGACGGGCAGCTGACCGTCTGA
- a CDS encoding cisplatin damage response ATP-dependent DNA ligase, with the protein MHAFATLFHALDASTSHLAKQAALQAYLRAAPPADAAWAVYFLAGGKPRQLVPTRVLRTLAREAASLPEWLFDESYDAVGDLAETISLLLPPPTSADQRGLAEWMADDLLPLRGLPPDEQRARLLAQWQRLAPDERLPYFKLITGAFRVGVSRLQVTQALAAVSGLDAKLIAQRLMGYTHIGAQPGAADYAALIAPQAAPNSLLGGRAADPYPFFLAHPFNEAPDRFDALLGPPADWLIEWKWDGIRAQVVRRGDQVAVWSRGEELMTDRFPELAAMAQTLPDGTVLDGEIVVWLAPEIEAASAGAASAGALNDAEQSSADASAVLAGAVRPFAELQRRIGRKNLTPKILREQPVALLAYDLLEQAGQDLRALPQRERRARLQALVAAQSHAALHLSPQVTGASWADLARQRTAARRLGTEGFMLKRLDAPYGVGRTKVATAQAVVAAADGESADGATAAANGDGNAPPAAAPARVGAWWKWKIDPLSVDAVLIYAQRGHGRRASLYSDYTFAVWNAPPGTEGRALVPFAKAYSGLTDAEMARVDAVIRKTTVETFGPVRSVRPTLVFELGFEGIARSPRHKSGIAVRFPRMLRWREDKPVDEADTLDSLHALMPA; encoded by the coding sequence ATGCACGCCTTCGCCACCCTGTTCCACGCACTGGACGCCAGCACGTCCCACCTGGCCAAGCAGGCCGCGTTGCAGGCCTACCTGCGCGCCGCGCCGCCGGCAGACGCCGCCTGGGCGGTGTACTTCCTGGCGGGCGGCAAGCCGCGCCAGCTGGTGCCCACGCGCGTGCTGCGCACCCTGGCGCGCGAGGCCGCCAGCTTGCCCGAATGGCTGTTTGACGAAAGCTACGACGCCGTGGGCGACCTGGCCGAAACCATCAGCCTGCTGCTGCCCCCGCCCACCAGCGCCGACCAACGCGGCCTGGCCGAATGGATGGCCGACGACCTGCTGCCCCTGCGCGGCCTGCCGCCGGATGAGCAGCGCGCGCGCCTGCTGGCGCAGTGGCAGCGCCTGGCGCCCGATGAGCGCCTGCCCTACTTCAAGCTGATCACCGGCGCCTTCCGCGTGGGCGTGTCGCGCCTGCAGGTCACCCAGGCGCTGGCCGCCGTGTCGGGGCTGGACGCGAAGCTGATCGCGCAGCGGCTGATGGGCTACACCCACATCGGCGCGCAGCCCGGCGCTGCCGACTACGCCGCGCTGATCGCGCCGCAGGCCGCACCCAACTCGCTGCTGGGCGGGCGCGCGGCCGACCCATACCCCTTCTTCCTGGCCCACCCGTTCAACGAGGCGCCCGACCGGTTCGACGCGCTGCTGGGCCCGCCCGCCGACTGGCTGATCGAATGGAAGTGGGACGGCATTCGCGCGCAGGTGGTGCGGCGCGGCGACCAGGTGGCCGTGTGGTCGCGCGGCGAAGAGCTGATGACCGACCGCTTTCCCGAGCTGGCCGCCATGGCCCAGACCCTGCCCGACGGCACCGTGCTGGATGGCGAGATCGTCGTATGGCTTGCTCCTGAAATAGAAGCTGCCAGCGCAGGTGCAGCCAGCGCCGGCGCCCTGAATGATGCAGAACAAAGCTCAGCCGACGCCAGCGCCGTGCTGGCCGGCGCGGTGCGCCCATTCGCCGAACTGCAGCGCCGCATCGGCCGCAAAAACCTCACCCCCAAGATCCTGCGCGAACAGCCCGTGGCGCTGCTGGCCTATGACCTGCTGGAGCAGGCTGGCCAAGACCTGCGCGCCCTGCCCCAGCGCGAACGCCGCGCGCGCCTGCAGGCGCTGGTGGCGGCGCAAAGCCACGCTGCGCTGCACCTCAGCCCGCAGGTCACCGGCGCCAGCTGGGCCGACCTGGCGCGCCAGCGCACCGCCGCGCGCCGCCTGGGCACGGAAGGCTTCATGCTCAAGCGGCTGGACGCGCCCTACGGCGTGGGCCGCACCAAGGTGGCAACCGCGCAAGCCGTGGTCGCCGCCGCCGACGGGGAAAGTGCGGATGGCGCCACCGCTGCGGCAAACGGCGACGGCAACGCCCCGCCCGCCGCCGCACCCGCCCGCGTGGGCGCCTGGTGGAAGTGGAAGATCGACCCGCTGAGCGTGGACGCCGTGCTCATCTACGCCCAGCGCGGCCACGGCCGCCGCGCCAGCTTGTACAGCGACTACACCTTCGCCGTGTGGAACGCGCCGCCCGGCACCGAGGGCCGCGCGCTGGTGCCGTTTGCCAAGGCGTATTCCGGCCTGACCGACGCCGAAATGGCGCGCGTGGACGCCGTCATCCGCAAGACCACCGTCGAAACCTTCGGCCCCGTGCGCAGCGTGCGGCCCACGCTGGTGTTTGAGCTGGGCTTTGAAGGCATCGCCCGCAGCCCGCGCCACAAAAGCGGCATCGCCGTGCGCTTTCCGCGCATGCTGCGCTGGCGCGAAGACAAGCCGGTGGACGAAGCCGACACGCTGGACAGCCTGCACGCGCTGATGCCCGCATGA
- a CDS encoding glycine zipper domain-containing protein → MSQKPEENLDPITGEPGAHPVGTGLGALAGGAAAGAAVGTVVGPLGTAVGAAVGAIVGGMAGKAVAEAVDPTAEHAYWEAEHPRQPYHKDGYTFEDDYAPAYRLGLRDVQQHQGRPYEEVQETLAQDWDMYRGKSRLTWPEASPAARAAWERAQHLNMSS, encoded by the coding sequence ATGAGCCAGAAACCCGAAGAGAACCTCGACCCCATCACCGGCGAGCCCGGCGCGCACCCGGTCGGCACCGGCCTGGGCGCCTTGGCGGGCGGCGCGGCGGCTGGCGCTGCCGTGGGCACGGTGGTCGGCCCCTTGGGCACGGCGGTGGGCGCCGCTGTCGGCGCCATCGTCGGTGGCATGGCCGGCAAGGCGGTGGCCGAGGCGGTAGACCCCACCGCCGAACACGCCTATTGGGAAGCCGAACACCCCCGCCAGCCCTACCACAAGGACGGCTACACCTTTGAAGACGACTACGCCCCCGCGTACCGCCTGGGCCTGCGCGACGTGCAGCAACACCAGGGCCGTCCGTATGAGGAGGTGCAGGAAACGCTGGCGCAGGACTGGGACATGTACCGCGGCAAGTCGCGCCTCACGTGGCCCGAGGCCAGCCCGGCGGCACGCGCCGCGTGGGAACGGGCGCAGCACCTGAACATGTCGTCCTGA
- a CDS encoding ligase-associated DNA damage response exonuclease — translation MTRAAPAPTPRGDLVVATPRGLYCPAGDFYIDPWRPVPRAVITHAHSDHARRGHGAYLAQAQGEGVLRARLGADIRLQAVAYGEAVSINGVRVSLHPAGHVLGSAQVRLEHAGRVWVTSGDYKLDPDPTCAPFEPVRCDVFITESTFGLPIYRWPSGEDLFADMSAWWRANADAGRASVVYAYAFGKAQRVLAGVDASVGPLVCHGAVQVLNDAYRAAGVALPATHRVTDDGLAPADLRRALVVAPPSAAGTPWLRRFGDQADAFASGWMQVRGARRRRGVDRGFVLSDHADWPSLQRAIAATGAERVIVTHGSVPVMVRWLREQGLDAGAFATEYGGEGDDDDGQPDAARSSGAANDDDGTEGADEASGTASALSYKSENAIENEAAGAESTSAGRLFGKDSGNAVAAPNAPMQPPPPTHRAH, via the coding sequence ATGACCCGCGCCGCGCCCGCCCCCACGCCGCGCGGCGATCTGGTCGTGGCCACCCCGCGCGGGCTGTACTGCCCGGCGGGCGATTTCTACATCGACCCCTGGCGCCCCGTGCCGCGCGCGGTGATCACCCACGCGCACAGCGACCACGCGCGGCGCGGCCACGGCGCCTACCTGGCGCAGGCGCAGGGCGAAGGCGTGCTGCGCGCCCGCCTGGGTGCCGACATCCGCCTGCAGGCCGTGGCTTATGGCGAAGCGGTGAGCATCAACGGCGTGCGCGTGTCGCTGCACCCCGCCGGGCACGTGCTGGGCTCAGCCCAGGTGCGGCTGGAACACGCGGGCCGCGTATGGGTGACCTCAGGCGACTACAAGCTCGACCCCGACCCCACCTGCGCGCCGTTTGAGCCGGTGCGTTGCGACGTCTTCATCACCGAATCCACCTTTGGCCTGCCCATTTACCGCTGGCCCAGCGGCGAAGACCTGTTTGCCGACATGTCCGCCTGGTGGCGCGCCAACGCCGACGCGGGCCGCGCCAGCGTGGTGTACGCCTACGCGTTCGGCAAAGCGCAGCGCGTGCTGGCGGGGGTGGACGCCAGCGTGGGCCCGCTGGTGTGCCACGGCGCGGTGCAGGTGCTGAACGACGCCTACCGCGCCGCCGGCGTGGCGCTGCCCGCCACCCACCGCGTGACCGACGACGGCCTGGCACCCGCCGATTTGCGCCGCGCGCTGGTGGTGGCGCCGCCCTCCGCCGCGGGCACGCCCTGGCTGCGCCGCTTTGGCGACCAGGCCGACGCCTTCGCCTCGGGCTGGATGCAGGTGCGCGGGGCGCGCCGCCGGCGCGGGGTAGACCGTGGCTTCGTCCTGAGCGACCACGCCGACTGGCCCAGCCTGCAACGCGCCATTGCCGCCACCGGCGCCGAGCGCGTCATCGTCACGCACGGCAGCGTGCCGGTGATGGTGCGCTGGCTGCGTGAACAGGGGCTGGACGCAGGCGCCTTCGCCACCGAATACGGCGGTGAGGGCGACGATGACGACGGCCAGCCGGACGCGGCCCGTTCGTCTGGTGCGGCGAATGATGACGATGGCACCGAAGGCGCCGATGAGGCCAGCGGAACCGCGTCAGCCCTCAGCTACAAAAGCGAAAACGCTATCGAAAACGAAGCTGCCGGCGCTGAATCCACCAGCGCTGGAAGGCTTTTTGGCAAAGATTCCGGCAACGCCGTTGCTGCGCCGAACGCGCCGATGCAGCCCCCGCCGCCCACGCACCGCGCGCACTGA
- a CDS encoding glycerophosphodiester phosphodiesterase: MTTLINTLMGSALVAASLVACGGSGSYNTLDGDKPLVIGHRGAAGYLPDHTLEGYRRAVDLGADFIEPDLVATKDGVLVARHEPNIVATTDVKDRPEFASRKRKMRVDGFEEEGWFVSDFTLAELKTLRAVQPLPDRHQSFNGKFAIPTFDEVLALAQSESKRVGRTIGVYPETKHPTYHAQLGLPLEDRLLAALAQQGLTKKDSPVIIQSFETSNLRYLRTKTAVRLVQLVDGYDINPDGSIDFSLPWGQPYDLTLAGDKRNYGALLTPAGLAEIKTYADGIGPWKPYLIPTRLTVGADGKPVDLNGDGAIDERDRTVMRATSVLADAHKVGLFVHPYTFRSEAKRLAADDKGDPKAEYRRFYELGVDGVFSDFADHAKAARDD; encoded by the coding sequence ATGACGACACTGATCAACACCCTGATGGGCAGCGCGCTCGTCGCCGCCAGCCTGGTCGCCTGCGGCGGCAGCGGCAGCTACAACACGCTGGACGGCGACAAGCCGCTGGTCATCGGCCACCGCGGCGCCGCCGGCTACCTGCCCGACCACACGCTGGAGGGCTACCGCCGCGCCGTGGATCTGGGCGCAGACTTCATCGAGCCCGATCTGGTGGCCACCAAGGACGGCGTACTGGTGGCGCGGCATGAGCCGAACATCGTCGCCACCACCGACGTGAAGGACCGCCCGGAATTCGCCAGCCGCAAGCGCAAGATGCGCGTGGACGGGTTTGAAGAGGAGGGCTGGTTCGTCAGCGACTTCACGCTGGCAGAGCTGAAAACCCTGCGCGCCGTGCAGCCGCTGCCCGACCGCCACCAGTCTTTCAATGGAAAGTTTGCGATTCCCACCTTCGACGAAGTGCTGGCGCTGGCGCAAAGCGAATCCAAGCGCGTGGGCCGCACCATCGGCGTGTACCCCGAAACCAAACACCCCACGTACCACGCGCAGTTGGGCCTGCCGCTGGAAGACCGCCTGCTGGCCGCGCTGGCGCAGCAGGGGCTGACCAAGAAGGATTCGCCGGTCATCATCCAATCCTTCGAGACCAGCAACCTGCGCTACCTGCGCACCAAGACCGCCGTGCGGCTGGTGCAGCTGGTGGATGGCTACGACATTAACCCCGACGGCAGCATCGACTTCAGTCTGCCGTGGGGCCAGCCCTACGACCTCACGCTGGCGGGCGACAAGCGCAACTACGGCGCATTGCTCACGCCCGCGGGCCTGGCCGAGATCAAGACCTACGCCGACGGCATCGGGCCCTGGAAGCCCTACCTGATTCCCACGCGCCTGACGGTGGGCGCCGACGGCAAGCCGGTTGACCTGAATGGCGACGGCGCCATCGACGAACGAGACCGCACCGTGATGCGCGCCACCAGCGTGCTGGCCGATGCGCACAAGGTCGGCCTGTTCGTGCACCCGTACACCTTCCGCAGCGAAGCCAAGCGCCTGGCCGCCGACGACAAGGGCGACCCGAAGGCCGAGTACCGGCGCTTTTATGAGCTTGGGGTTGACGGCGTGTTCTCGGACTTCGCGGATCACGCCAAGGCCGCGCGCGACGACTGA